ATTCAAAAGAGAATCAAAGGTGCAATCAACTATTTTGATAACATATTGTagtatatatcatcaaatacttaaacaaaaaagaattattcaaaaggtaaacataaaaaaattatctagaagttaaaaaaaataatatgtaattctTAAAAAGTAGAAGGTGCAATCAACTATTTCAACTTTATAGTCGGTGGTATTGGTGTAGGATAATTGGTGGTATCCGGAACATATTCTTTTGCTATCCGAggtccaccaaatttgctagcaCCGTACCAATAACTTCACTTTCGCTGATCGCGTCAGCATCATCAGTTGAAATCCCGTCAAATCTGGGGCTCTTTCGTGgagtttcaatttgtttcttaGACATGATGATGAATAATCGTGGGTAAGATGGGTAATCGGTTTTGATGTTGGACTAGATGAGAAAGAATGGAGAAAGTTTGATAGTGGGTTGTGGGTTGAGTCGTGTGGGAGTGAAGAAACGTGTGGGATGGTGGTGTGATCGATGATTGGGGATGGTAACGGTAAACAAGGAAAGGAAATCCCTAAAATTGGGTAACcgaaaattttagttttttaaaaaaggaattaaattaattatctattattaattaataaaaaaactataaatagattagttaaataaatataatttaattttaaaattaaattaaatttaattgatatgtcATAGCCCGTAAATAATTTGTTATAAgcaagaaatttttaaaagtaggTTTAAAACCCGTAATATttactcttaaatgtgtatatggggtgatttttccttttgaaaACATGTGAACGTTACGTAATTAGACCTTAAACTAGtgtaatttgtattatttttttccctaAACTTTATGTTTTTGGATTCAAGAAAAGGGATTGCCATGGAAGCTCTCTTCCTTGGATGAGGTTTGTGGAGGTCCAAATTCATCTTGAACCAGGTCCAATTAGCCACGTGATGTCCAAAACAATAAAGCCCAAGCCTTGCCCACATGACAAATCCTCAATGGATTATGTTATGAAATTTACCAATCCATGAGTGTGGGGGTTGGGGTGTGTAAATATCTACTTTTGAGGTTGCTAtttagtgtgtatatatatatatatatattggtaagtttatttattttttattaaaaaaaatgtcagaAAATCATGTCTAGAATTTGATAATTTCAGATATTCGCGTTTGAAAGTGATTCTGTGAAGCTCATACATCAGAAGTTTTCGCCTGATATTTAGTATGACTCGCAAaggtaaaattttgaatattttttatttagacgcatgaaaaaactaattaaacTTTCGTCAAGTATGTTTGAATCTTTTCGTGTATTCTTACACCTAAGTCAAACATGATTGAATACATGTAAGAACGAGCAGAAATTTCAAACaagttgaacaaaaaataaataatttattttttgaatttcaacaATTCAACACACAACCTAACACTCAAATATACTCTAAATAAGTTTAAATTTGAATAGAACTTTCATATATCATAAAGAACAAAACACAATCATCGATTTATCAGAAACACATCAAATATAACAAATCcgttgatcttttttttttccagttcaAATGTACCTTAATCATACATGCATGgctgaatatatgaaaaattgaaCTGTAATTTCAAGTATgtctgatttatttttttaatttataaggTGAAAAAGAATGGTGATGTTTTTGAGTGTACACACATTTATCTTTCGtttaccaaaataaaaatatcataatcgATTGTTTCTGATTGCCTTTTGGCTTTATTATAGAAACAAGATTGCAAGAATAGCatgacaataaaataaaaaggtataaagtaactAACGCATAAcgtacaatattatatattgaagCAACAGAGACTATGCAACTATCAAATAACTCATGTCATTCCACGTAAAGTACGACAACACACGATTACTAACTAACCTTCAATTTTAATCAtcaatcttcaaatttttctaTCTAGGTTCATGTATGTAGTAAGCTGAAATTGTGTTATGTTATTTCTAATCACCCCTTAGTTCTTTTTCGTCCTACCGCTCTGTCTTTCCTAACTCCTATTACCTCCAACCTGATCTCATGCCTCTTAACTGGCACATCTATGTCGTTACTCTTCACATGCTAAAATCATCTCAATGTCACTCTCCATCTTTACATTCATATTTATGTCACTGAATTTgtactttaaatattttattttagtccAATTTAATTTTGAGTCTTCAAATTCTAAAGCTTATCTCCAAATTTCCATCTCATCGTTAACTTTACTGTGTATCTCATATTCTCGCTAATCGATTCTATTTTGATGGTTGTATGTGATTTCAGTTTTTTTCAGTAAGTATATATTCCttccgtttatttttatttatcatgttACGCTTTTCgaaaagttaatttgactaattctcGAAGTTAAATTAGAATtccattaatttgatattttaaacaaaaaatttagatattcaaataCTATGCGAAAAATATTagaaattgcaattttttgcatatcaatatgatgaaaagatacatcgtaaaatgttagtcacaGTTTTTtaagtttgactctaaaaaaaggaaaatatgacaattaaaaatgaacgAGGATGtgatttcaatttcaaaataaggGTAACAGTTAATTCTGcttccccccaaaaaaaattcagaaaaatatatagagaaaatggtcaaaagccCCCCTAATCTAGAGTTAGTACCTcaaatggtcactcaactatacactcttctctcagaaagtcactcaactttcaattttcactcaaaagtcactcaactatgcacttctttctcagaaagtcactcaactttgaattttaactcaaaagtcactcaactatccatttttttctcagaaagtcactcaatctatttaattgttttttaaactaaaatgtgTTGATACTAATTGTTtatacaacaaatcaaaatttaaaaaaaaataaaaaataccatTTAAACCATTTAGTGATCCACCCACCTAACCCGAcccattaaaaaatataatatgaccCATTTTATTTTGCCCTTAATCCTAAATTATTCCCTCTCTTTCTCCTCTGCTCctctacatttttctttttcattctccATTGTTGGTGCCTCtcctcttcttccccttttaGCTAGGTTTTAATTTGGGCATCTCGACTTCAAGCTGTATATTACGTAGAAATCCGAATGGACTCTCCTCTTCCTCTATTTTGATTTAGGCATCTTCCATTATAGTccaaaattcaacttttgaaGATGGAGTATGCTACTGAATCAAGGAGAACAACAACTGAATCTCAAATAAATGGCTCCAACTCATATCCCCAATCCTTGTTTCACGAAGAAAGAGACCACTACGCGGATAACTCTCGAGAATTGTTTGTTGAGGAAGATGTAATCAAAGGGGCTCCTTAGTTTCAAGGCAAATGACATTAAGACTACAGATAGTAGAAAAGGATTGATAGCTTTTTAATATGTGATATCTAGGACTAGGAGAAGGATAACTTTGTTGCAGTCCATATATCTTCCATAATCTACATACACAACTtacttttagtttctttttcctttttttaaaggTCTGCATATCAAATTAGTAGATTATTTCAGAGTTTCATTAATTCTCCTCAGCAGCTTCAATTCATATCGATGACATGCAAATGACACTGAAATGGGACTGCTTACCACATAAAGGACCTTtaaacaaattcaaatataagCTGGCACCAAATGAAAAAAGTAATTGAACTAATCATGAAAGAAATTACTTCTTTGAACGCCATAAGAGATCGTTAAAATCACTACGATAATAAGATACGACATTGACTACTATGAAACacttcaaaaatcaaataatgTGTGTAGCAAGTTAAAGACAACAACGAGAAAGAACTACCAAATATCTGTCATCTCCATCCGATGTGTAATTATACATGTCAGACACAGTAGATAAGGTCATATAATGCATACcaaaaataatgcatataaAATAACACATTAAACAAATGAGTGAAGGTCACACAACCGcaatttttaacaaaataagaCACTTTATATACAGTGTCATATCTACACTTCCTAACTGATGAGTTAAGGTCACATGACCACAagttttaacaaaataagaCATTTTATACAGTGTCATATTAGCATTTCCTAACTAATGAGTAAAAGTCAcaagaccacaagttttaacaAGATAAGACACTTAATATATAGTGTCATTAACACTTCCTAGACCTTTTCATCGACACTTCACAAACATaatcattcataacattttTCTTGTAAAGTCTGCCTCTTTTTGATAAGCCTGCCTGAGCACTTTCGTCTTGAGCGCGCCGAGCTCCTTGCATACAATCAATACTTTCATCTTGAGAACATCGAGTTCATTGCATACAATCAACGGTTTCATCTTGAGCACACTGAGCTCCTCGCATACAATCATCACTCTTCTCTAGAGCACACCGAGCTCTTCGTGCACAATCAATACCTTCATCTTGAGCAGACTGAGCTCCTCGCACATAATCAGCACCTTCATCATTCACATTTATAATGTCTGTGACTCGAACAACTTCATCTTGAACGCATTCAACACCAGTTGATTGTTGTCTTAGTTCCTAATTGAAAATTATAACATTTAAAATCTGCAATTTGATAAATATCTAAAGaagtataaaaaattaaaattgaaatcacAACCTGAGATATGATAGATTGATTTATTAAATCGACTTCCAATTGAGAATTATCCCACATATCATGGTTAAATTGGTCTGAGTATTCCAACGAGACATAATCAGACACTAGGTCTTAAGTTTCAAAAGGTTGTCTTGCTTCAGGCACAACAATGTTGACATACTTATAGTGACCTCTTGCATTGTGTCCATCTTTTTTGCATATCAAATACTTTATATGAATAGAGccatttttcaataatttctttGAAGCCGGTTCTTCATCCTTTTTCACTGACCTTCTTTTAGCGTGCCTTTGCACTTCAGCTTGTTTCTGTTTTTCTAATTCTTTCAGCTTTCTTTCGTCTTAATTTAGGCTTTCTCCCTCTCTTCTTTTTTACTATCTTAGGAGGAAGAACCTCACTACCATTCATTACATCTGGCCAATGATCTTCGGGGTTGGTTGGGTTAATGAAATATGAGTACACATTTTTGAAAGTTTCAACCTTGTACTATACATTCACAAAGTCTTCAACTTTATCACTATTTCCATGAATACTAACCAAAGCATGCAGACAAGGCAGTCCTGTTTAATCCCATCTCCTACACGTACAACTCTTTTTTTGCATATCCACAATATATGGCCCTCCTGGACCTTCAACCGACACCCTTGGTCCACCAGAAAAATTTGGTCTAAACAATGCTGCTTCAAGtcttatttgattaaaaaaaaattcaatttttggaCAGATAATACCTTGGTACTTGTTAATCCATTCCTTTTTCTTATACAACCTTTTCATAAGCTTATTCTTTATCATTTTCAATAGAGCTATAATTGATTTATCTTTTACATCAAGTATGTAcctacaaattaaaatataatgagaGAATTGATAAGTATGTGTGATACTTTAAATAGACACAAGAATGAATAAGCACCTATTGAAACTTTCACAAAGGTTATTCAAGAGCATGTCACATCTACTATGTGTCTTGAACAATGCTCTATTCCAGGTCTGAAATGGTCTTTCAGGATGATCGAACCATTTTCTAGCCTCTCTGTCCTCTTGCTCGAGTCGTTCCATACAAATCTTAAATTTCACCTCATTACTTGCTCTTGCTACATTCCATACTAGATCCTTTAGTGCCTTACCTTTATATTTCTGCCTAAAATTTTGATACATGTGTCTAACACAATTTCTATGTTCTGTTTCTGAAAACAATTCCTTAACAACTCCAATCAATCCCTGTAACATTGATTTTAAATTGtcaaatacataataaaaaaacaataaactagaaaaatgaaagaatttggATGTCTCACTTTTTGTCTGTCAGACATGAAGGCAATGTGGTGACTATTTGTTATCTTTAAGTCATATCCAAGATTTGTTAGAAACCAACTCCAAGTCTCCTTACTTTCAGCATCACTGATCACAACATATACAACAGGAAAGATGCAATCATTAGGATCGATTGCAATAGCAGCTAACAAATTGCCTCCATATGTGCCCTTTAGCCAACAACCATCTAGGCTTATTAATGGCCTACACCCAAACTTAAAAGCTTCCTTTAGAGGAGCAAGACACACATAAAATCCCTTGAATTTACATTCATCTCTCCAAATTTCTACGTTAGAGCCTGAATTTGTGTTCACCAAATCAGCCCTATACCGTAACAACTTTCCATATTGTGCACCCTCATCCCCATAAACCCATTTTAAAGCATTTTAAAGCTTGTTGTTTGGCTCTCCATGCCTTCTTATATTCTATAATGTAGCCAAGGTCTTTTTGCACAATTGCAATTATTCCACTAACATTCCAAGTTGGATCAACTCTAAAGGTATTAAAATACTTCCTTGCAATCCATTGAGGTGTCATATGGAAATTTTCAGATACGGTAGGACCTCtatgatttatattaaaggTTTTGATTTGAATCGTAGGATCACACTTACTTATTGGACTTGCAAAAACATGGAATAGGCACCCAAAATGTTTGTCATTACAAATACATCTTTGTTTATCATTGGTGGTGAAGTATATTTGCCTCATATGTTTAATCCCCCAATTCATGAAAACCTCCTTAAACTGATCAAAGCTAGCAAACTTCATCCCTACTTCTAAAATAGGATTGTCATTTTCTGCATTATACTCTGTGTATTCTACCTCGTCTTTTGAATCAGTACCCCCCTTCAACAATTCAtcagaatcatcataatctgattcTGCATTCTGATGCACTTGTGGAATTAAAATTTCAGTAGTGCATGGACCAACACCATTACTTCGACCATTAGTATTCTTTTTGGTCTACCTTTCGCCTTCATACCACGACGCTCAATAACATCATCATGATAATCTTCACCATCTTCCTCCAAGTTATAATCAGGatctgttgacacccaattttgaccctccccaatataaattaatcatcgatcttcttccattttaaattatctaaaataattagttttacaaATTGCGAAAATAGTTTGcgagttattttaaataaattatgtcacTTATTATAACTTTTAGACAATATTTTTACtttacatattttatatatataattaatatattttagtaacattcgaaaatcatctcaaaaatatttagttttacttaaatatttggttaactagtttagttatataatagtttatatttttgaaatagttagcttataattaagttaattattttattctgtTAAAATTAAGTAGCTCGTTAATCAATTAATGTTAATTCGCCTTACTGAAATTTTAGTCAAATTCTCTGAACTCAATTCAATTTGGCTACATCTTTAATTCATATGGCAATTTCGTTATTAGACATCTAGCCAATCTTGGGTTCTAATCATACAACCCAAGAATTGACACTTTGGGCCAAAACCCAACCCAATTTACTTAAACCCAAAATTGCCAGCCCAAACCCGTTCCTTTCATCAACAATAGCAGCCGACCCATCTCTAAATTTCCCAGCCCACCTCTTAATTCCCCCGACCCGGCACATATCCTTATTCCAAAAGAAACCCAACAACTCTCTTCTCCTCTTTCACGTTGGATAGAAACTTACCAAAGCAACAACGTTCTTCACGCTTAACAACGTCTCCCTCgctgcaacaacaacaaaaagtaGTTGCCAGCACGCGTCTTACGTCCTTGCAGCTGCGAGATGGAGACACGTAGCGTCTCAAGGACGGGTGATTCAATCCCACCCGTCCGTCCCCCTTTCCCCTTTCGAAATGAGTCAAAACCTCAAGAAAAGGTGTTTAGCCGGAAGGGTGAAAGAAACTTATGGggtttgaatttcaaatggatCTGATCCCTATTGGATTTCATCCATTTTCCCTCCTAAAATTTGTCCTAATTTCGGTTTTAAATAGCCCTTTGTTCTtcattggaaaaaaaaaagggatgttggagaaaaaattgggaaaattaGGAGAGAATAGAGTTTGAGAAACATATGTACTCAggcaaaaatatatatacataaggAGTCACTAGCTGTAAAAGATaagcaatatatatttttttctactcACTGCTAGCAAGGCTCTTCGAAACCTCGTGTGGTGGTGAAAGCTCTTTCG
This genomic stretch from Solanum stenotomum isolate F172 chromosome 10, ASM1918654v1, whole genome shotgun sequence harbors:
- the LOC125841978 gene encoding uncharacterized protein LOC125841978, with amino-acid sequence MEYATESRRTTIHLPSPCFTKKGTTTRVTLEKTSDAESKETWSWFLTNLGYDLKITNSHHIAFMSDRQKGLIGVVKELFSETEHRNCVRHMYQNFRQKYKGKALKDLVWNVARASNEVKFKICMERLEQEDREARKWFDHPERPFQTWNRALFKTHSRCDMLLNNLCESFNRYILDVKDKSIIALLKMIKNKLMKRLYKKKEWINKYQGIICPKIEFFFNQIRLEAALFRPNFSGGPRVSVEGPGGPYIVDMQKKSCTCRRWD